A window of the Synechococcus sp. LTW-R genome harbors these coding sequences:
- a CDS encoding N-acetyl sugar amidotransferase, producing the protein MVFFPFPQPIDKTAFRSSHPEETFYGLPPEIKFCRSCVISNQRPSSTAEFKNDGTKPKQVIHFDESGICDACRVKEKKNSIDWKARELELRELCDRYRRTDGSYDCLVPGSGGKDSFMQAHLLKYKYGMHPLTCTWAPHIYTDWGWRNHQAWIHAGFDNILFTPNGKVHRLITRLAVENLFHPFQPFILGQKNLAPKIAALYDIPLIFYGENEAEYGNPQVDMNSAVRSWEYFSSSSEDEIYLGGTSLSDLRELGLQPVDWEPYMPIDPQRIADKKIEVHYLGYYEKWHPQSAYYYSIKHGGFESAPERTAGTYSTYNSIDDRIDDFHYHTTWIKFGIGRSTYDAAQEIRSGDITREEGVALVQKYDGEFPERWAQEIFDYLSLPPDQFPVASNSFESPEFNRSYYDLLAEKFRSPHLWAFTSDNDWKLRRTVFDDVASHQQFTASEWIGNSPN; encoded by the coding sequence ATGGTCTTTTTCCCTTTCCCACAGCCAATCGACAAGACAGCCTTCAGGTCTTCCCATCCAGAAGAAACCTTTTATGGTCTTCCTCCTGAAATCAAGTTCTGCCGTTCCTGCGTTATTAGCAATCAGCGTCCTTCTAGCACTGCTGAGTTTAAGAACGACGGCACAAAACCCAAGCAAGTGATTCACTTTGACGAATCAGGTATCTGCGATGCATGCCGCGTAAAAGAGAAAAAAAATAGTATTGATTGGAAAGCACGAGAACTTGAACTCCGTGAGCTTTGTGATCGTTATCGTCGGACTGATGGTTCTTACGACTGCTTAGTGCCAGGAAGCGGGGGCAAAGACAGTTTCATGCAAGCCCACTTACTAAAGTATAAGTATGGGATGCATCCTTTAACTTGTACCTGGGCCCCTCATATCTATACAGACTGGGGATGGAGAAACCATCAGGCTTGGATTCACGCAGGATTTGATAATATTCTTTTTACTCCTAATGGCAAAGTTCACAGGCTTATTACTCGCCTGGCTGTTGAAAATCTTTTTCACCCTTTTCAACCTTTTATCCTTGGTCAAAAAAACCTTGCACCCAAGATAGCAGCGCTTTACGATATTCCTCTTATTTTCTACGGCGAAAACGAAGCCGAGTACGGCAATCCTCAAGTTGATATGAATTCAGCTGTGCGCAGTTGGGAATACTTTTCCTCATCATCGGAAGATGAGATTTACCTAGGAGGCACTTCGCTTTCTGATCTTAGGGAGTTGGGTTTGCAGCCAGTTGACTGGGAGCCATATATGCCGATTGATCCGCAAAGAATCGCCGATAAAAAAATAGAAGTTCATTATCTGGGCTACTACGAAAAATGGCATCCCCAAAGTGCTTACTATTATTCTATCAAGCATGGAGGCTTTGAGAGTGCTCCAGAACGCACTGCTGGTACGTATAGCACCTATAATTCAATTGATGATCGTATTGATGATTTCCACTATCACACAACATGGATTAAATTCGGCATTGGAAGGTCTACATATGATGCAGCTCAAGAGATTCGCTCGGGTGATATCACCCGAGAAGAAGGTGTAGCTCTAGTCCAAAAATATGATGGAGAATTCCCGGAGCGATGGGCCCAAGAGATCTTTGACTACCTTTCTCTTCCGCCAGATCAGTTCCCCGTCGCATCTAATTCCTTTGAAAGTCCTGAATTCAATCGTAGTTATTACGATCTTCTAGCAGAAAAATTTAGATCTCCACATTTATGGGCTTTCACTAGTGATAACGATTGGAAGCTACGTCGTACGGTTTTTGATGATGTAGCATCTCATCAACAGTTCACCGCGTCCGAATGGATCGGTAATTCCCCGAATTAG
- the neuC gene encoding UDP-N-acetylglucosamine 2-epimerase has protein sequence MKLLMAEHKSPIKIAAFTGSRAEYGLLSYLLKEINADSRFELQLIVSGSHLSSSFGLTVNEIESDGLKPTHFVPLGLERIPRPSMAELTSIALSGVAACLLSSQPELIIILGDRYEAFACAAASHLTGIPIVHLHGGETTEGALDDNLRHAITQLSTWHFTAADLYGKRVISMGKSAKNVFTVGPLVLDGILRATELNRPDFERLTGYRFGDTNLLVTYHPETLREDRGLEGFQALLNVLGQLDTHVLFTYPNADDGSEDLLKLLHHFVERHSDRAWCIPSLGHERYLAALHLFEAMGGNSSSGIIEAPIVGMPVLNIGDRQQGRFRFGPNVFDAPPETDSVSSALQQALLAGQRVVWPRKCPEPALTPTSAIMEWLRNQQWR, from the coding sequence GTGAAGCTATTGATGGCTGAGCATAAATCTCCGATAAAAATCGCAGCATTTACAGGCAGTCGAGCAGAATATGGTCTCTTGAGCTACCTTTTGAAAGAGATAAATGCTGACTCTCGTTTCGAGCTCCAACTGATTGTCAGTGGTAGCCATCTTAGTTCAAGTTTTGGGTTGACAGTTAATGAGATCGAATCAGATGGTCTCAAGCCAACTCATTTTGTACCTCTTGGTCTAGAGCGTATCCCCCGTCCGTCTATGGCCGAGCTCACTTCCATTGCTTTGTCAGGTGTAGCTGCTTGCTTACTCAGTTCCCAACCTGAACTTATCATTATCCTTGGTGACCGTTATGAGGCATTTGCATGTGCAGCTGCAAGCCATCTTACGGGCATACCAATTGTTCATCTGCATGGTGGTGAAACAACAGAAGGTGCCTTGGATGATAACCTTAGGCACGCGATTACTCAATTAAGTACTTGGCACTTTACGGCTGCAGATCTATATGGTAAACGAGTAATATCGATGGGGAAATCCGCTAAAAACGTCTTTACAGTCGGACCTTTAGTCCTGGATGGAATTCTACGCGCCACCGAATTGAACCGTCCCGACTTTGAGCGCCTGACCGGATATCGTTTCGGCGATACAAACTTGCTCGTCACCTATCACCCAGAAACTCTTAGAGAAGATAGAGGGCTTGAGGGGTTTCAAGCGCTCCTCAATGTCTTAGGGCAGCTCGATACACATGTACTCTTTACATATCCGAATGCAGACGATGGTAGTGAGGATCTTTTGAAGCTCTTGCACCATTTTGTCGAAAGACACTCAGATCGAGCATGGTGTATCCCGTCTTTGGGTCATGAGCGATATCTTGCCGCGCTTCATTTGTTTGAAGCCATGGGTGGAAATTCTTCTAGTGGAATTATCGAAGCACCAATTGTCGGTATGCCGGTTTTGAATATCGGTGATCGGCAGCAAGGACGTTTCCGATTTGGACCCAATGTTTTTGATGCTCCTCCTGAAACTGACTCCGTCAGCTCAGCATTGCAACAAGCTCTCTTAGCTGGTCAGCGCGTGGTTTGGCCTCGAAAGTGCCCCGAGCCCGCTTTGACACCCACATCTGCGATCATGGAATGGCTGCGAAACCAGCAGTGGCGATAG
- the neuB gene encoding N-acetylneuraminate synthase gives MATFVIAEAGVNHNGDFAMAKQLVRAAADAGADAVKFQTFTSSSLVTTNAPKADYQTLNDGAGSQLQMLNNLELSAEQHFELADYCRDIGISFLSTAFGVPELQMLLQVGINAIKVPSGEITHLPLLQAMAQAALTHNLPVYLSTGMSRLGEVEAALQVFLDAGLSRDRVTLLHCLSAYPAPEDEVNLSALTSMHLAFGCPVGYSDHTTGIVAPVAAVALGAVVLEKHLTLDTSLPGPDHKASLEPSSFEQMVFAIRSCEKIVGDGFKRPQPSELNTLSVARRSLRAARPISNGQLLTPDDLICQRPADGLSPMSYFQVIGKIARRNYAAGEAIDG, from the coding sequence ATGGCCACTTTTGTAATCGCGGAGGCTGGTGTCAACCACAACGGTGACTTCGCTATGGCTAAGCAGTTGGTCAGGGCCGCTGCAGATGCAGGCGCCGATGCAGTCAAATTCCAGACATTCACCTCTTCTTCGCTTGTCACTACCAATGCACCCAAGGCTGACTACCAGACTCTAAATGATGGCGCTGGCAGCCAACTTCAGATGCTTAATAATCTCGAACTAAGCGCTGAGCAACATTTCGAGTTGGCTGATTACTGTCGAGATATAGGTATTTCTTTCCTATCCACTGCATTTGGTGTCCCAGAACTACAGATGCTCCTTCAGGTTGGGATTAATGCGATAAAGGTTCCATCTGGAGAGATAACTCACCTCCCATTGCTTCAGGCGATGGCTCAAGCGGCACTCACTCATAACCTACCTGTTTACCTTTCTACAGGCATGAGTCGCCTAGGTGAGGTAGAAGCAGCCCTTCAAGTCTTTCTTGATGCTGGACTCTCGAGAGATAGGGTCACTCTTCTTCACTGTCTTAGTGCATACCCAGCTCCCGAGGACGAGGTCAATCTTTCTGCTCTCACTTCTATGCATTTAGCCTTTGGCTGTCCTGTTGGTTACTCAGACCACACCACGGGCATAGTGGCTCCAGTAGCAGCAGTTGCTTTAGGTGCTGTCGTTCTTGAAAAGCATCTAACACTGGATACTTCTTTGCCAGGCCCCGACCATAAAGCAAGTCTTGAGCCTTCTTCATTTGAACAAATGGTTTTCGCCATACGCAGTTGCGAGAAGATTGTTGGTGATGGCTTCAAGCGTCCACAGCCCTCAGAACTGAATACTCTCAGCGTTGCACGACGTAGTTTGAGGGCTGCGCGTCCAATCTCAAATGGACAACTTCTAACGCCTGATGATTTAATTTGCCAACGTCCCGCAGATGGCCTCAGTCCTATGTCCTACTTTCAGGTAATCGGTAAAATTGCCCGTCGTAATTACGCCGCTGGTGAAGCTATTGATGGCTGA
- a CDS encoding NeuD/PglB/VioB family sugar acetyltransferase, with amino-acid sequence MTSLLLIGCGGHARSLIDIIEEEGHWKIEGLVGLPEQVGTKVLGYTVISSDSDLPQLSLTCKAAVLAVGQLPDARLRIRLASLLDRLGFEIPFVVSPHAVVSRHAILRRGTTVGHGSVVNAGAVIGSHCTLNTRCLIEHDVQIGDHCHVSTGAVINGGVKLGPECFIGSGSVLREGLELPARTVISAGKRVMGWPLL; translated from the coding sequence ATGACTTCTTTGCTCCTTATCGGGTGTGGCGGGCACGCACGTTCATTGATCGATATCATTGAGGAGGAGGGACATTGGAAGATTGAAGGTCTGGTTGGTCTTCCTGAGCAGGTAGGGACAAAAGTGCTTGGGTACACTGTTATATCTTCTGACTCTGATCTTCCGCAGCTTTCATTGACTTGTAAAGCCGCAGTTCTGGCGGTTGGGCAGCTTCCAGATGCTCGTTTGCGTATTCGTCTGGCTTCATTACTGGATCGACTTGGTTTTGAAATACCTTTTGTCGTTTCCCCACACGCTGTTGTTAGTCGACACGCGATATTACGAAGAGGTACGACGGTCGGCCATGGTTCGGTTGTCAATGCGGGTGCTGTAATCGGCTCACACTGCACCCTCAATACTAGATGCCTCATAGAGCATGACGTCCAAATTGGTGATCATTGCCATGTCAGCACCGGAGCCGTTATCAATGGAGGCGTTAAGCTAGGCCCAGAATGTTTTATTGGCAGCGGCAGTGTCCTTAGGGAGGGACTAGAGCTGCCAGCACGTACTGTAATTAGTGCCGGCAAACGGGTGATGGGATGGCCACTTTTGTAA
- a CDS encoding LegC family aminotransferase: MTQTSDILAVLRDVCGQSSKSYPIALHEPDFRGTNAWQYVKDCLDTGWVSTAGQWVSQFEQSLCRFTGAKQAIAVSNGTVALRLSLHVAGVRPGDEVLLPPLSFIATANAVTHLGAVPHFVDIDACSLAMSPSSLAERLDVIGERRDGQIYNRESGRKLSAVLPVHVFGRPALINELQAVSNEWGLPLIEDAAEALGSWVADEHCGLIGSLGILSFNGNKIITTGGGGAVITNNVELANRARHLSTTAKIPHPWDFKHDLVGWNDRLPNLNAALGVAQIEDLDRRLLRKKKLFDKYVNRFASISGVEILSEQPGSTSNHWLVSLRLLADDPSEAAAARLNIIESAHAEGIMLRPVWQLLNQQPMYSDSPHGPLPIAEDQVCRLLNLPSSPQLLESLAK; encoded by the coding sequence ATGACTCAAACCTCGGACATATTGGCTGTATTGCGGGATGTTTGTGGACAGAGTTCTAAGTCATATCCTATTGCACTTCACGAGCCAGATTTTAGGGGTACCAATGCATGGCAGTACGTAAAGGACTGTCTGGATACTGGGTGGGTAAGTACAGCAGGGCAGTGGGTCAGTCAGTTTGAACAGTCTTTATGTCGCTTCACTGGAGCCAAACAAGCAATAGCTGTGAGCAATGGCACCGTTGCTCTACGTCTAAGTCTCCACGTTGCGGGAGTTCGTCCTGGGGATGAAGTTCTTTTGCCGCCTTTGAGTTTTATTGCCACTGCTAATGCAGTTACACATCTGGGTGCAGTACCTCACTTCGTTGATATTGATGCTTGTTCTTTGGCAATGAGCCCTAGCTCTTTGGCAGAACGTCTAGACGTAATTGGTGAGCGACGTGACGGTCAGATCTACAATCGCGAATCAGGACGCAAGTTGTCTGCAGTACTCCCAGTTCATGTCTTTGGTCGGCCAGCCCTAATCAATGAGCTACAAGCTGTGTCCAATGAATGGGGTTTGCCGTTAATTGAAGATGCCGCAGAAGCGCTCGGAAGTTGGGTTGCTGACGAGCACTGCGGTTTAATTGGATCTTTAGGAATCCTTAGCTTCAATGGAAATAAGATAATTACCACTGGAGGGGGTGGTGCAGTTATCACCAATAATGTCGAACTCGCCAATCGCGCACGGCATCTATCCACAACAGCAAAGATTCCACACCCCTGGGATTTCAAGCATGATTTAGTTGGGTGGAATGATCGCTTACCAAATCTCAATGCAGCACTGGGAGTTGCTCAGATCGAGGATCTTGATCGTCGCCTTCTGCGAAAAAAGAAACTCTTTGATAAATACGTAAACCGCTTTGCTTCTATTTCGGGGGTAGAGATCCTTTCAGAGCAGCCGGGATCTACCAGCAATCACTGGCTTGTTTCCTTGAGACTTCTTGCTGATGATCCTAGTGAAGCTGCAGCAGCTCGTCTAAATATTATTGAGTCTGCTCATGCTGAGGGTATTATGTTGCGTCCTGTTTGGCAACTACTAAATCAACAGCCTATGTATTCTGACTCTCCACACGGACCTCTCCCAATCGCTGAAGATCAAGTTTGTCGGCTCTTGAATTTACCGAGTAGTCCACAGTTGTTGGAGAGTCTGGCAAAATGA
- a CDS encoding NAD-dependent 4,6-dehydratase LegB — MTVALVTGADGFIGSHLTETLLNSGYSVRAFCQYNSIGSWGWLDSLPDSTKEDIDVVLGDIRDPICVREAMRGCDQVFHLAALIAIPYSYVAPSSYVDTNIHGTLNVVQAARDLGVQRVVHTSTSETYGTAQFVPITEDHPLVGQSPYAATKIGADQIALSYWRSFETPITVLRPFNTYGPRQSARAIIPTVITQIASGRSAISLGALTPTRDFNFVLDTAAAFLSVSQCDSALGQVVNAASNFEISIGSTVQLIAEVMGREVEIMTDQDRLRPTKSEVNRLYGDNTRLKQLTDWQPRYAGIEGFRRGLKETVDWFLDPHNLAMYRPGIYSV, encoded by the coding sequence ATGACCGTAGCTCTCGTAACAGGTGCTGATGGATTTATAGGATCTCATCTTACCGAGACACTGCTCAATTCTGGCTATAGCGTAAGAGCTTTTTGTCAATACAACTCCATTGGTAGTTGGGGTTGGCTTGATTCACTCCCAGACTCGACTAAGGAAGACATCGATGTAGTGCTAGGTGATATTCGTGATCCTATTTGCGTACGCGAAGCCATGCGTGGCTGTGACCAGGTATTTCATCTGGCAGCACTTATCGCTATCCCGTACAGTTATGTTGCCCCCTCTAGTTATGTAGATACAAATATCCATGGAACTTTGAACGTTGTACAAGCAGCTCGAGATCTTGGCGTTCAGAGAGTTGTGCATACATCTACCTCTGAAACCTATGGGACTGCTCAGTTTGTACCCATCACGGAGGATCATCCGCTTGTTGGTCAGTCACCTTACGCTGCTACCAAAATAGGTGCAGATCAAATAGCTTTGAGTTACTGGAGAAGCTTCGAAACTCCCATCACGGTATTGCGCCCATTCAATACCTACGGTCCACGCCAAAGTGCTAGGGCTATTATCCCTACAGTAATTACTCAAATCGCTTCTGGTCGCAGTGCGATCTCACTTGGCGCGCTTACTCCAACGCGAGACTTCAACTTTGTTTTGGATACAGCGGCAGCTTTTCTTTCAGTTTCTCAATGTGACTCGGCTCTTGGTCAGGTCGTGAATGCAGCCAGCAACTTTGAGATTTCAATCGGATCTACTGTCCAGCTTATTGCTGAGGTGATGGGTAGGGAAGTCGAAATCATGACAGATCAAGACCGTCTTCGGCCGACAAAGTCAGAAGTTAATCGCCTTTACGGTGATAACACGCGTCTCAAACAACTGACGGATTGGCAGCCTCGCTATGCAGGGATTGAAGGATTTAGGCGAGGCTTGAAAGAGACGGTGGATTGGTTCCTAGACCCTCATAACTTGGCTATGTATAGACCAGGAATATATTCAGTATGA
- a CDS encoding acylneuraminate cytidylyltransferase family protein, with protein MSDLTIATICARGGSKGVPGKNIREIHGKPLICWTIEQALSHPAIDEVYVSTDCDSIADIAKSSGARVPFIRPQSLATDDAAKLPVVRHLVDWVINNDGLVDRIVDLDPTSPLRNASDISDCLNLLDQGAPAVITAYKSDKNPYFNMVEKKSDKSVCLSKTLSSSDSPVSRQQAPPVYAMNASIYCWTLKSLAKGIWQDGLRLHEMPRERSIDIDDIIDFRLVELMMSERISG; from the coding sequence ATGTCAGATCTAACCATTGCGACAATTTGTGCTCGCGGAGGTTCAAAGGGCGTCCCAGGAAAAAATATTCGTGAGATTCACGGAAAACCGCTTATTTGCTGGACTATTGAACAAGCATTGTCTCATCCAGCGATTGACGAGGTCTATGTTTCTACTGACTGCGACTCGATTGCAGATATTGCAAAAAGTTCAGGGGCACGTGTTCCTTTTATCCGACCTCAAAGTTTGGCCACGGATGACGCCGCTAAACTTCCAGTAGTACGCCACCTTGTCGACTGGGTTATAAATAATGATGGATTAGTTGATCGGATCGTAGATCTTGACCCGACTTCACCTCTTAGGAACGCTAGTGATATTAGTGATTGCTTGAACTTACTTGATCAGGGTGCGCCTGCCGTGATAACGGCCTATAAATCAGATAAGAATCCTTACTTCAATATGGTCGAGAAGAAAAGTGATAAATCTGTTTGTCTTTCAAAGACTTTATCCTCTTCTGACTCACCTGTTTCTCGTCAGCAAGCTCCCCCTGTTTATGCGATGAATGCATCTATCTATTGCTGGACGCTGAAGTCCTTGGCCAAAGGTATTTGGCAGGATGGTCTTCGACTTCACGAAATGCCTAGAGAGCGTTCCATAGACATTGACGATATCATCGACTTCCGCCTCGTCGAGCTTATGATGTCAGAGAGGATCAGTGGTTGA
- a CDS encoding Gfo/Idh/MocA family protein, producing the protein MVASFTGLNIAVAGTGSIGKRHISEIEKLTSRVNWTFVRENKTHDQFSLEKQASLVSSVRQALITKPHFLIISNPSFLHAEIIQQALQASIPFYVEKPVAINHEQISALSNAIKVFHPLPCTQVGCNLRFLPSIRRFKEVIDEGLIGHIARASFEVGQWLPDWRPATNYIDSYSANPDQGGGVLLDLIHEIDIARWIFGTMKPISCIKSYVPSLEILSESVASATLTTPNNAIVNINLDYIARKPVRRYQVVGDKGTIVWDLSLKELTLQTVTNRYVLSCGPNDFDILGTYRTAWTTFLDSLCNDLVCVQPLTEGLETSALAIQLKEMACQI; encoded by the coding sequence ATGGTCGCGTCATTCACTGGGCTCAACATCGCAGTAGCAGGTACAGGATCTATTGGTAAGCGCCATATCTCTGAAATAGAAAAGCTGACGAGTCGTGTCAATTGGACATTTGTGCGTGAGAATAAAACTCATGATCAATTCTCACTAGAAAAACAAGCGTCCCTTGTTTCGTCTGTCCGTCAAGCACTGATTACAAAACCTCATTTTCTGATCATCTCTAATCCATCCTTTCTTCATGCTGAGATTATTCAACAGGCCTTGCAAGCATCCATTCCTTTCTATGTAGAAAAGCCTGTTGCTATTAATCACGAGCAGATCTCGGCTCTATCTAATGCAATCAAAGTTTTCCACCCGCTTCCTTGTACGCAGGTTGGATGTAACCTAAGGTTTCTCCCATCTATTAGGAGATTTAAGGAAGTCATAGACGAAGGCTTGATTGGTCATATTGCTAGGGCTTCTTTTGAAGTTGGACAATGGCTACCTGACTGGCGTCCTGCGACTAATTATATAGACAGCTACAGCGCGAACCCAGACCAAGGAGGTGGAGTTTTACTAGACCTCATTCATGAAATTGATATTGCTAGATGGATTTTTGGTACGATGAAACCGATCTCATGCATCAAATCTTACGTGCCCAGCCTTGAGATCCTTTCTGAATCCGTCGCATCAGCTACGCTAACAACCCCAAATAATGCAATTGTCAATATTAACTTAGACTATATTGCGAGAAAACCTGTTCGTCGCTATCAAGTGGTTGGGGATAAAGGAACTATTGTTTGGGATCTCTCACTCAAAGAGCTTACACTTCAAACGGTCACTAACAGATATGTACTGTCATGCGGACCCAACGATTTTGATATATTGGGTACGTACCGGACAGCCTGGACAACCTTTCTCGATTCCTTGTGTAATGACTTAGTGTGTGTTCAGCCGCTGACTGAAGGTCTAGAAACAAGCGCTCTAGCGATCCAGCTAAAGGAGATGGCATGTCAGATCTAA
- a CDS encoding HisA/HisF-related TIM barrel protein, whose amino-acid sequence MRSNYNFEYVAQSLDELIILNVDRSVANTLNFIAAVEEVSLNCFIPLGLGGHIKSLQDAEVLISNGADKLIINSSIYRNPTLIKNLVSKYGSQAVVASIDFKSVDGTWKAFVDQGATEVDMPIVEYLQHVISLGVGELYLNSIDLDGTGQGYCLDIIQTVSKISSIPVIIAGGAGNKNHFLNALESQSIDGASTANLFNFIGEALPEARKHLIAKGINLSNWAKTPSNL is encoded by the coding sequence TTGCGTTCTAACTATAACTTCGAGTATGTCGCACAGTCTCTTGACGAACTGATAATCCTAAATGTAGATCGCAGCGTCGCAAATACACTAAACTTTATTGCCGCCGTAGAAGAAGTAAGCCTTAACTGTTTCATACCTCTTGGCCTTGGAGGTCACATAAAGTCCCTTCAAGATGCCGAGGTACTAATTAGCAACGGAGCAGACAAGCTAATTATCAATTCGTCCATATATAGAAATCCAACACTAATCAAGAATTTGGTTTCAAAATACGGAAGCCAGGCTGTTGTCGCATCAATTGACTTCAAGTCAGTTGACGGTACATGGAAAGCCTTTGTCGATCAAGGGGCGACAGAAGTTGACATGCCGATAGTTGAATATTTGCAGCACGTGATTTCACTTGGTGTTGGAGAATTGTATCTTAATTCTATTGACCTTGATGGAACAGGGCAAGGATATTGTCTAGATATTATTCAAACTGTTAGCAAGATTTCTAGCATTCCTGTCATCATAGCCGGAGGGGCTGGCAATAAGAACCATTTTCTTAATGCTCTGGAGTCACAATCTATAGACGGTGCTTCAACCGCGAATCTATTCAACTTCATTGGAGAAGCTCTCCCTGAGGCAAGAAAACATCTCATTGCCAAAGGCATTAATCTCAGCAATTGGGCCAAAACACCTTCCAATCTCTGA
- the hisH gene encoding imidazole glycerol phosphate synthase subunit HisH: MKTHLRTVKVGIIDYGAGNLRSVVSALRYLGANTIIVSDPEQMCGCSHYVLPGVGSFKLSMQSIRQKSIDLAIYQKVSDGIPILGICLGMQLLADSGDEDGHSKGLGLIPGTVNRFKDDLINHGYKIPHIGFNHVSPSVSSKLFGGFVSSGNNPHDFYFIHSYHFNCLDESHIIGTTSYGYHFTSAVEHGCVLGTQFHPEKSQSNGLAVLKNFLTQY, from the coding sequence GTGAAGACCCATTTGAGAACCGTTAAGGTCGGAATTATTGACTACGGTGCTGGCAACCTGCGCTCTGTTGTATCAGCTTTAAGATATTTAGGAGCAAACACCATAATCGTGTCAGATCCAGAACAAATGTGTGGCTGTTCTCACTATGTGTTGCCTGGTGTTGGATCTTTTAAGTTGTCTATGCAATCAATTCGGCAAAAAAGCATTGATCTAGCTATTTATCAAAAGGTTTCAGATGGTATTCCGATTTTAGGAATTTGCTTGGGGATGCAGCTCCTAGCAGATAGTGGAGATGAAGATGGTCATAGTAAAGGTCTTGGTCTGATTCCAGGAACTGTTAATCGCTTTAAGGATGATCTAATTAACCACGGCTACAAAATACCACATATTGGTTTTAACCATGTTTCCCCAAGTGTAAGCTCTAAATTATTTGGCGGATTTGTTTCTTCAGGGAATAACCCTCATGACTTTTACTTCATCCACAGCTATCATTTTAACTGCCTCGATGAATCACATATAATTGGAACGACTTCATATGGTTATCACTTTACTTCAGCTGTTGAACATGGATGCGTCCTGGGAACCCAGTTTCATCCTGAAAAAAGTCAGTCTAATGGTCTTGCTGTCCTTAAAAACTTTCTCACCCAGTACTAA
- a CDS encoding SDR family oxidoreductase, whose product MTGGAGKIGSVISSALSELGARIVLVDINADNLLSVKKSLEEKFNRPVLTVDFDLEKRDDFKYISNLIEEETGRLDVLVNNAAFVGTSNLSGWSVPFPQQTLNAWQRAMDVNLRAPFALTQACLKLLHSNNSSVINISSIYGICGPDLSLYEDTSMNNPAAYAASKGGLLQLTRWMSTTLAPTIRVNAISPGGIYRNQPSSFVNRYIEKTPMKRMGKEEDLIGAIVYLATDMSGWVTGQNIIVDGGWSTW is encoded by the coding sequence GTGACCGGCGGTGCTGGTAAAATTGGCAGTGTTATATCTTCAGCATTATCCGAGCTTGGCGCCAGAATCGTTCTAGTTGATATAAACGCTGACAACCTGCTAAGCGTCAAAAAATCATTAGAAGAAAAATTTAATCGGCCTGTTTTAACCGTAGATTTCGACCTCGAGAAACGCGATGATTTCAAATATATCTCTAACCTTATTGAAGAAGAAACCGGTAGACTTGATGTTCTTGTCAATAATGCTGCGTTCGTTGGAACTTCGAATTTGTCAGGTTGGTCAGTGCCTTTCCCGCAGCAAACCCTAAACGCTTGGCAACGTGCAATGGATGTTAACCTCAGGGCTCCATTCGCGCTGACTCAAGCTTGCTTAAAGCTCTTACACTCTAACAACTCAAGCGTTATTAATATCTCATCTATTTACGGCATATGTGGACCTGATCTATCCTTATATGAAGATACAAGCATGAATAACCCAGCCGCATATGCAGCTAGCAAAGGAGGCTTATTGCAACTTACAAGATGGATGTCTACCACTCTTGCCCCAACAATCCGCGTTAATGCAATCTCGCCAGGGGGGATATATCGAAATCAACCATCATCTTTTGTAAATAGATATATTGAAAAGACTCCTATGAAGAGAATGGGTAAAGAAGAAGATCTCATTGGAGCAATTGTTTACTTGGCTACAGATATGTCAGGATGGGTCACAGGTCAAAATATCATTGTTGATGGAGGCTGGAGCACCTGGTGA